Proteins encoded in a region of the Sulfurimonas marina genome:
- a CDS encoding DUF808 domain-containing protein: MTGGFFAVFDDIATLLDDAASMTKVATKKTAGILGDDLAVNAQKASNFAASREIPVLWAITKGSFINKLIILPLAFLLSYFASWAIIPILMLGGAYLAYEGAEKILEWILPHKQHKHENPDLQLTEDEILYIEKEKIKSAIKTDFILSIEIVIMALGVVLNETLTTQIIAVSVVAFLATIGVYGIVTLIVRMDDFGFHLIERAGEDKLFLKNIGLLLVRSLPKVIKALTVIGTLAMLLVAGGIYMHNIHQVHQFFDFLPSIVAELLIGLVLGAVVVGFEKVFLQLKKVIIPTKK, translated from the coding sequence ATGACAGGTGGATTTTTTGCCGTTTTTGACGACATTGCAACTCTTTTAGACGACGCAGCTTCTATGACAAAAGTAGCTACAAAAAAAACGGCAGGAATCCTAGGTGATGATCTGGCTGTTAATGCCCAAAAAGCTTCTAACTTTGCAGCTTCACGTGAGATACCCGTACTTTGGGCAATCACAAAAGGCTCTTTTATCAATAAACTCATCATCTTGCCCCTTGCTTTTTTACTTAGTTACTTTGCCTCTTGGGCGATTATTCCGATTTTAATGCTTGGTGGTGCTTATTTAGCTTATGAGGGTGCGGAGAAGATACTTGAATGGATACTTCCCCACAAACAACATAAACATGAAAACCCGGATCTCCAACTTACAGAAGATGAGATACTCTATATAGAAAAAGAGAAAATAAAGTCTGCAATTAAAACAGATTTTATCCTCTCGATTGAGATTGTAATTATGGCACTCGGTGTAGTTTTAAACGAAACACTTACTACTCAGATAATTGCCGTAAGTGTAGTAGCTTTTTTAGCAACTATCGGTGTATATGGGATAGTAACACTTATTGTACGTATGGATGATTTTGGTTTTCATCTTATAGAAAGAGCTGGAGAGGATAAACTATTTCTCAAAAACATCGGTTTATTACTTGTCCGCTCACTTCCAAAAGTGATCAAAGCACTTACGGTGATCGGAACGCTGGCAATGCTTTTAGTTGCAGGTGGGATCTATATGCATAATATCCATCAGGTTCATCAGTTTTTCGATTTTCTTCCATCGATCGTAGCCGAGCTACTTATAGGACTTGTTCTAGGAGCTGTTGTTGTAGGATTTGAAAAAGTGTTCTTACAGCTAAAAAAAGTTATAATTCCGACAAAAAAATAA
- the abc-f gene encoding ribosomal protection-like ABC-F family protein → MALIDLQNISKHYSAQKILVEIDFHVDEGERIVIIGKNGSGKSTLMKIVNGTLDADEGKRIIQNDIEVKMLDQRPVFEEGHNVREAVEAGLKEINAAKDRYNELTNLLAEDFENKTLLREHEKLSNYIEHHSAWNLDDKIERIIQHFDLKRYEDKPIALLSGGEQRRVALASLLLQKPDVLLLDEPTNHLDVYMVEFLEELLLKEKFTLVFISHDRYFIDRVATKSIEVEDCALREYKGGYSDYLQQKELYLQNLQKQHETLLSLLKRENEWYSRGVRARLKRNEGRKERLMELREAAKNNPSKIRKMSMELQREAKHFNRDKSINKQKMLFEIEDLHLKLGDKELLHDFSTRILQKDVIAIVGPNGSGKSTLLKTLLGRIKPTSGKIKQGEFTIGYFDQHREMLDDDKNLIETFCPHGGDRVSVQGKDLHVYGYLKNFLFPREFLDKKIGVLSGGEKNRVALALLFTKKVDILILDEPTNDLDIPTINILEEQLTNFPGAVILVSHDRYFVDKIAKKLFIFKKDQTIEESYQDYSEYLELEKELHELDEMEKEAVIEQEKPKENVKEKPKPVKLTYKEKIALEKLPQEIEELENTIEEKNNCLADPECYEKIGISVLAKELEEIEALYEQKVEELLNIEEKLEAIENGTS, encoded by the coding sequence ATGGCATTAATAGACTTACAAAACATTTCAAAACACTACTCTGCACAAAAGATCCTTGTAGAGATCGACTTTCACGTTGATGAGGGCGAACGTATCGTTATCATCGGTAAAAACGGAAGTGGAAAATCTACCTTGATGAAGATCGTAAACGGCACACTCGATGCCGATGAGGGTAAACGTATTATCCAAAACGATATCGAAGTAAAAATGCTCGATCAGCGCCCCGTTTTTGAAGAGGGACACAATGTTCGAGAAGCTGTTGAAGCGGGTCTTAAAGAGATCAATGCTGCAAAAGATCGTTACAATGAACTGACAAATCTTTTGGCTGAAGATTTTGAAAACAAAACACTCTTACGTGAGCATGAGAAACTTTCCAACTACATCGAACACCACTCTGCATGGAACTTGGATGATAAGATCGAGCGTATCATCCAGCACTTCGATCTCAAACGTTATGAAGACAAACCAATAGCACTCTTAAGTGGTGGGGAGCAAAGACGTGTAGCCCTTGCCTCTTTACTTTTACAAAAACCAGATGTCCTTTTACTCGATGAGCCGACCAACCACCTTGACGTCTATATGGTTGAGTTCTTGGAGGAGCTCCTTTTAAAAGAAAAATTTACACTTGTATTTATCTCCCACGACCGTTACTTTATTGATAGAGTTGCAACAAAATCTATCGAAGTTGAAGATTGTGCATTACGTGAATATAAGGGTGGATATAGCGACTACCTGCAACAAAAAGAGCTTTATCTACAAAACCTCCAAAAACAGCATGAGACCCTACTCTCCTTGCTCAAACGTGAAAATGAATGGTATTCACGCGGTGTTAGAGCACGTTTAAAAAGAAATGAAGGGCGTAAGGAGCGTCTCATGGAGTTGCGTGAAGCTGCAAAAAACAATCCTTCAAAAATCAGAAAAATGTCAATGGAGTTGCAACGTGAAGCGAAACACTTCAACCGTGACAAAAGTATCAACAAACAAAAGATGCTTTTTGAGATCGAAGACCTCCATCTGAAACTTGGTGATAAAGAGTTACTGCACGACTTCTCAACAAGAATCCTCCAAAAAGACGTAATCGCAATCGTTGGACCAAACGGAAGTGGAAAATCTACTCTTTTAAAAACACTTCTCGGGCGTATTAAACCAACATCTGGAAAGATCAAACAAGGTGAATTTACTATCGGATATTTCGATCAACACCGTGAGATGTTGGATGATGATAAAAACCTGATCGAGACATTCTGTCCACATGGTGGTGACCGTGTAAGTGTGCAGGGAAAAGATCTTCATGTATACGGCTATCTTAAGAACTTCCTTTTCCCTCGTGAATTTTTAGATAAAAAGATAGGGGTGCTTAGCGGTGGAGAGAAAAACCGTGTAGCACTTGCTCTGCTTTTTACAAAAAAAGTAGATATCCTGATCCTAGATGAGCCTACAAATGATCTAGATATCCCGACTATAAATATCCTAGAAGAGCAGCTTACAAACTTTCCAGGAGCCGTAATACTGGTAAGTCACGATAGATATTTTGTTGATAAGATCGCGAAAAAACTTTTTATATTCAAAAAAGATCAAACGATTGAAGAATCTTACCAGGACTACAGTGAATACTTAGAACTTGAAAAAGAGTTACATGAACTTGATGAGATGGAAAAAGAGGCTGTTATTGAACAAGAGAAGCCTAAAGAGAATGTAAAAGAGAAACCAAAACCGGTCAAACTTACATATAAAGAGAAAATTGCCCTAGAAAAACTCCCTCAAGAGATCGAAGAGCTTGAGAACACTATCGAAGAGAAAAACAACTGTTTAGCCGATCCTGAGTGTTATGAGAAAATCGGTATCTCTGTTTTAGCAAAAGAGCTTGAAGAGATCGAAGCTCTTTATGAGCAGAAAGTGGAAGAACTTTTAAATATAGAGGAAAAACTAGAGGCTATTGAAAATGGGACATCATAA
- a CDS encoding DASS family sodium-coupled anion symporter yields MGHHKTKNKILHLKQLAIFIVGILLWFTPTPDGLTLQAWHLFAIFISVIFAVIIEAFPIFTASIIGVSFSILTSTLSAKEAYSGFSQSFILLIIVAFLIARGVIKSGLGKRIAFLIIKKFGKSSLGLGYSMIAADMFIAPAFPSNTARSGVLFPIVNALAADSGSKVADGTRKKLGAYLMMTSMAGITISSAMWLTAMAANPAGVKMAEEFGINISYGSWALAASLPTLLAFIAIPWVLFKIFPPEIKETPDAPQIAERELEHMGPVHKNEYIMGFTFIAMVTLWVLSPAFGFDKTAIAFLGLAAIMITNIFTLEDLAQEGRALGTLVWFAILYSMSSELNHLGFMSWLGAHISEFVVGYSWQMIYIILVLSYVAIHYFFVSQTAQMLALFSVFLGVGVETGVPAELLALMLLFATNFNAMITPQGSSANVIYLGSGYIESKEVYKYGGVITLLNSFIYLTVGSFWIISVI; encoded by the coding sequence ATGGGACATCATAAAACAAAAAATAAAATACTTCACCTAAAACAACTTGCCATTTTTATAGTCGGCATTTTGTTATGGTTTACTCCTACTCCGGATGGGCTTACACTCCAGGCCTGGCATCTTTTTGCTATATTTATCTCGGTAATTTTTGCAGTTATTATAGAAGCTTTTCCTATCTTTACAGCTTCTATTATAGGAGTAAGCTTTAGCATACTAACCTCTACACTTTCCGCAAAAGAAGCCTACAGCGGATTTTCCCAAAGTTTTATCCTTTTAATCATCGTCGCTTTTTTGATCGCACGCGGGGTTATTAAATCTGGTCTTGGGAAAAGAATAGCATTTTTAATTATCAAAAAATTTGGCAAATCCTCTTTAGGACTGGGATACTCTATGATCGCAGCAGATATGTTCATTGCCCCTGCTTTTCCAAGTAATACGGCGCGTAGTGGTGTATTGTTTCCGATCGTAAATGCTCTTGCAGCAGACAGCGGTTCTAAAGTGGCTGATGGAACAAGAAAAAAACTGGGAGCTTATTTGATGATGACATCAATGGCCGGAATTACAATCTCATCAGCGATGTGGCTCACGGCGATGGCAGCAAATCCCGCGGGAGTAAAAATGGCTGAGGAGTTTGGAATAAACATTAGCTACGGTTCATGGGCATTAGCTGCATCACTTCCAACTCTCCTAGCATTCATTGCAATTCCATGGGTTCTGTTTAAAATATTTCCACCTGAGATAAAAGAGACACCAGATGCACCGCAAATTGCTGAGAGAGAGCTTGAGCATATGGGGCCTGTGCACAAAAACGAATATATTATGGGCTTTACATTTATTGCAATGGTCACATTATGGGTACTTTCCCCTGCATTTGGCTTTGATAAAACAGCCATCGCTTTTTTAGGCTTGGCTGCTATCATGATTACAAATATTTTTACTTTAGAAGATTTGGCCCAAGAGGGTCGAGCCTTAGGAACACTCGTATGGTTTGCCATTTTATACTCTATGAGTTCTGAGTTAAACCATTTAGGTTTTATGTCTTGGCTAGGGGCTCATATATCTGAATTTGTAGTTGGTTATTCTTGGCAAATGATCTACATCATACTTGTACTCTCATATGTAGCTATCCACTACTTTTTCGTATCTCAAACAGCACAGATGTTGGCACTCTTTTCGGTCTTTTTAGGTGTAGGTGTTGAGACAGGTGTACCTGCTGAGCTCTTAGCATTAATGCTTTTATTTGCGACAAATTTCAATGCTATGATCACACCGCAAGGGTCTTCCGCAAATGTTATCTATCTCGGTTCTGGATATATTGAATCTAAAGAGGTTTATAAATACGGTGGAGTAATTACGCTGTTAAATAGCTTTATCTACCTAACTGTTGGAAGTTTTTGGATTATTTCAGTGATTTAA
- a CDS encoding class II 3-deoxy-7-phosphoheptulonate synthase codes for MSIWTPSSWREKPILQQPTYPDQGKLNDVLAELKNYPPLVFAGEVRSLKEQLANVANGKAFLLQGGDCAESFSEFHADNIRDTFKALMQMAVVMTYAGGLPVVKVGRLGGQFAKPRSSDTETIDGVTLDSYRGDIINSVDFNSTARVPDPERMIKAYNQATSTQNLLRAFASGGLADLHQVHKWTLDFAHQGDVTQKYEKLADDIQQSLKFMEACGITSKTYRTLRETDFYTSHEALLLPYEEAFTRQDSITGDWYNVAAHMVWIGDRTRQLDGAHVEYMKGIHNPIGIKAGPSMDPEDLVRLANAVNPENEAGRLNIIVRMGANKVAEGLPSLIRAVEKEGLNVVWSCDPMHGNTIKSSNNYKTRPVDDILTEMKQFFQVHKSEGTHAGGVHLEMTGKNVTECIGGVFTVTEEDLSSRYHTHCDPRLNADQSLELAFLIADSLKEAQK; via the coding sequence ATGAGTATTTGGACCCCATCTAGCTGGAGAGAAAAACCAATTTTACAACAACCGACTTATCCTGATCAAGGGAAGTTGAATGATGTTTTAGCTGAATTAAAAAACTATCCGCCGTTAGTGTTCGCTGGAGAGGTTCGTTCATTAAAAGAGCAACTTGCAAATGTTGCAAACGGGAAAGCATTTTTACTACAGGGTGGTGATTGTGCTGAAAGTTTTAGTGAATTTCATGCAGATAACATTCGTGATACTTTTAAAGCATTAATGCAGATGGCAGTTGTAATGACTTACGCAGGTGGACTTCCTGTTGTTAAAGTTGGACGTTTAGGTGGACAGTTTGCAAAACCTAGATCAAGCGATACGGAAACTATAGACGGTGTTACACTAGACTCATATCGTGGAGATATTATTAACTCTGTTGATTTTAATTCAACTGCTCGTGTACCGGATCCTGAGCGTATGATCAAAGCATACAACCAAGCTACATCTACACAAAATTTACTTCGTGCATTTGCATCGGGTGGTTTAGCAGATCTACATCAAGTTCATAAATGGACTTTAGACTTTGCTCATCAAGGTGACGTGACGCAAAAGTATGAAAAGCTTGCTGATGATATTCAACAATCACTTAAGTTTATGGAAGCATGTGGTATTACATCTAAAACATATAGAACTTTACGTGAAACAGATTTCTATACATCTCATGAAGCGTTATTACTTCCTTATGAAGAGGCGTTTACAAGACAAGACTCAATCACTGGTGACTGGTACAATGTAGCTGCTCATATGGTTTGGATCGGTGATAGAACTCGTCAACTTGATGGTGCTCATGTTGAATATATGAAAGGTATTCATAACCCTATCGGTATTAAAGCTGGACCATCTATGGACCCTGAAGATTTAGTACGTCTTGCAAATGCAGTAAACCCTGAAAATGAAGCAGGTCGTCTAAATATCATCGTTCGAATGGGTGCAAATAAAGTAGCTGAAGGTTTACCGTCACTTATCCGTGCTGTTGAGAAAGAGGGCTTAAATGTAGTTTGGTCATGTGATCCAATGCATGGAAACACAATCAAGTCTTCAAACAACTATAAAACTCGTCCGGTTGATGATATCTTAACTGAGATGAAACAGTTCTTCCAAGTTCATAAATCTGAAGGTACTCATGCAGGTGGTGTTCACTTAGAGATGACTGGTAAAAATGTAACTGAATGTATCGGTGGTGTATTTACAGTAACGGAAGAGGATTTAAGCTCACGTTACCACACACATTGTGACCCACGTCTAAATGCTGATCAATCTTTAGAACTTGCATTCCTAATCGCAGATTCTTTAAAAGAAGCACAAAAGTAG
- a CDS encoding GGDEF domain-containing protein — translation MKKDDLKSLVTQLCNDLLDNIDAQEHPTKDQIAEYLQDSALTIQSIHENDMDTVEHAKEAFTNAYKIIAEQGISSYQETSDKFLDLTEQHQASLEEYKKSSLVDIQTITAKFDEIHQHMTHEIEKANNVINSLQDKIKNLEESSQLDPLTKVFNRRALNSYVNQICDKGEITHEMHFLILDIDDFKNINDTYGHVAGDKVLIFLANLLKKTLRDGDKIFRYGGEEFVIILNRIDHEDCLNISERVLKLISSNKLIYKGTTLQVTVSIGTTQYHNGDTMEDLVERADKALYRSKSNGKNQMNVEKK, via the coding sequence TTGAAAAAAGATGATCTAAAGTCCCTTGTTACACAGCTTTGTAATGATCTTCTCGACAATATTGATGCGCAAGAGCATCCTACGAAAGATCAAATTGCTGAATATCTTCAAGATTCAGCACTCACTATCCAGTCGATCCATGAAAATGATATGGATACGGTAGAACATGCGAAAGAAGCTTTTACCAATGCATATAAGATCATCGCAGAACAAGGGATATCATCATACCAGGAGACAAGTGACAAATTTCTAGATCTCACGGAACAACATCAGGCAAGCCTAGAAGAATATAAGAAAAGCTCACTTGTAGATATTCAAACAATCACTGCAAAATTTGATGAGATACATCAACATATGACACATGAAATAGAAAAAGCTAATAATGTCATAAATAGTTTGCAAGATAAAATAAAAAATCTCGAAGAGAGTTCCCAACTCGATCCTCTTACAAAAGTTTTCAATAGACGTGCATTGAACTCTTATGTAAACCAGATATGTGACAAGGGAGAAATTACTCATGAAATGCACTTCCTTATTCTTGATATAGACGACTTCAAAAATATCAATGACACTTACGGTCATGTTGCAGGTGATAAAGTACTTATCTTTCTTGCAAACCTACTAAAGAAAACTTTACGTGACGGAGATAAAATCTTCAGATACGGAGGGGAAGAGTTTGTTATTATTCTAAATAGAATAGATCATGAAGACTGTTTAAATATCTCTGAAAGAGTATTAAAACTTATTAGTTCAAACAAACTTATTTACAAAGGTACTACTCTGCAAGTAACAGTTAGTATCGGAACTACACAATACCATAACGGTGATACTATGGAAGATCTTGTAGAAAGAGCAGACAAAGCTTTATACAGATCGAAAAGTAATGGTAAAAATCAAATGAACGTGGAAAAAAAGTAA
- a CDS encoding CvpA family protein, whose amino-acid sequence MELNYFDIVAGVIILLLGLKGIINGFFKEVFGLIGIIGGIFIASRIGDDVGQYLSDMIFKFTNPSAISFTGFLVSLALFWVLMILTGMVFHKLSRLSGLGGLDKILGFLFGASKFFLIGAVIAFAISNIKSLKPTLDSVMSNSILYPVFVSTGSFIMKIDPVEEVAQVQENIDAVTQTVEETAQEMIQDSIEKNISEINATIETNLTNETNLTKEN is encoded by the coding sequence ATGGAATTAAATTATTTTGATATTGTTGCAGGTGTAATCATCCTTCTATTAGGATTAAAAGGGATTATTAACGGTTTTTTCAAAGAGGTTTTCGGACTTATCGGGATCATCGGGGGTATCTTTATCGCTTCTAGAATCGGTGATGATGTTGGTCAATACCTGAGTGATATGATCTTTAAATTCACAAACCCTTCAGCTATCAGCTTTACAGGCTTTTTAGTCTCTTTAGCTCTATTTTGGGTACTTATGATCTTAACAGGAATGGTATTTCATAAATTAAGCAGATTAAGTGGACTTGGCGGTTTAGATAAAATACTGGGATTTCTTTTCGGTGCAAGTAAGTTTTTCCTAATCGGTGCCGTTATCGCATTTGCTATAAGTAACATCAAGTCATTAAAGCCAACTTTGGACTCTGTAATGAGTAATAGTATTTTATATCCTGTTTTTGTTTCTACAGGTAGTTTTATTATGAAGATCGATCCTGTTGAAGAAGTTGCACAAGTTCAAGAGAACATCGATGCAGTTACACAAACTGTAGAAGAGACAGCACAAGAGATGATTCAGGATTCTATAGAGAAAAACATTAGTGAAATCAATGCAACAATTGAAACGAATCTAACAAATGAAACCAATCTAACAAAAGAGAATTAG
- a CDS encoding Fur family transcriptional regulator translates to MSEITTNFNDRTIEYNQLLDDFKSLIKKNNLKFTIQREVILETLYNSDEHLTPEELHRIIQEKYPELKTGIATVYRTLSLLEDSNIVTSLSFGAQGKKYELGAKDHHDHLICTVCGDITEFVDEEIEKRQHKITDELGFKMLDHSMQIYGVCKACQEKNKSN, encoded by the coding sequence ATGTCAGAAATAACAACTAACTTTAATGATAGAACAATAGAGTACAACCAGCTCCTTGATGATTTTAAATCTTTAATTAAGAAAAACAACCTCAAGTTTACAATCCAACGTGAAGTGATTTTAGAAACTTTGTATAACTCGGATGAGCACCTTACACCTGAAGAGTTACATAGAATCATACAGGAAAAATACCCGGAACTAAAAACGGGAATCGCAACGGTTTATCGTACACTATCTCTTTTGGAAGACTCTAATATTGTAACTTCTTTATCTTTCGGTGCACAAGGGAAAAAATATGAACTTGGTGCAAAAGATCATCACGACCATCTTATCTGTACAGTGTGTGGAGATATTACTGAGTTTGTAGATGAAGAGATAGAGAAACGTCAACACAAGATCACGGATGAGCTGGGATTTAAAATGCTTGATCACTCTATGCAGATCTACGGTGTTTGTAAAGCATGCCAAGAAAAAAATAAATCTAACTAA
- the lysS gene encoding lysine--tRNA ligase: MIFDNKFIQQRIQKAKVLKESGFNPYSNDSKRNTTINKYINVNQDIFDKEEKRDEKRHYIVSGRIKLLRIMGKASFAKIEDESGMLQVYIARDNLPEGFYNETFKKNIEVGDIIEVGGYPFVTGKGELSLHVDELKLLTKAISPLPEKFHGITDKEIRYRKRYLDLIMNSEVRRTFQIRSQVISLTRRFFEDKGFLEVETPMMHPIAGGANAKPFVTHHNALGIDRYLRIAPELYLKRLIVGGFEAVFEINRNFRNEGMDATHNPEFTSIEFYWAYKTYKDLIEITKEYFHYLFDHLNLPTILPYGDMEVNFDNFTEIPLIKSLSEIGGVPEEIVYDKEKILEYLQSKGLEANAAMNLGQLQGELFDEFVEEKLIDPTFITEYPVEISPLARRNDENPEITERFELFIAGREIANAFSELNDPVDQLERFEGQMAAKDSGDDEAHEMDSDFVEALSYGMAPTAGQGIGIDRLVMLLTNEHSIRDVLLFPAMKPLHNEIHEEDENE, from the coding sequence TTGATTTTTGATAATAAATTCATACAACAAAGAATCCAAAAAGCAAAAGTTTTAAAGGAATCTGGTTTCAATCCATATTCGAACGATTCAAAAAGAAATACTACAATTAATAAATATATTAACGTTAACCAAGATATTTTCGATAAAGAGGAAAAACGTGATGAAAAGCGCCACTACATTGTAAGTGGTCGTATCAAACTTCTACGTATTATGGGTAAAGCAAGTTTTGCTAAGATCGAAGATGAAAGCGGTATGCTTCAAGTGTATATTGCCAGAGATAATCTTCCTGAAGGTTTCTACAATGAAACTTTTAAGAAAAACATTGAAGTTGGTGATATTATCGAAGTTGGAGGTTATCCGTTCGTTACTGGTAAAGGGGAACTTTCTTTACATGTAGATGAGCTTAAACTTTTAACAAAAGCTATCTCTCCGCTACCTGAAAAATTCCACGGTATTACTGATAAAGAGATCAGATATAGAAAAAGATATCTTGACCTGATTATGAACTCTGAAGTAAGACGTACATTTCAAATCCGTTCGCAGGTGATCTCTCTTACAAGAAGATTCTTTGAAGATAAAGGTTTCTTAGAAGTTGAAACACCAATGATGCACCCAATCGCAGGCGGGGCAAATGCTAAGCCGTTTGTAACACACCACAACGCTCTTGGAATCGACAGATACCTGAGAATTGCACCGGAACTTTACCTAAAAAGACTTATCGTCGGTGGATTTGAAGCTGTTTTTGAGATCAACAGAAACTTTAGAAATGAGGGGATGGATGCTACACATAACCCTGAGTTTACTTCGATCGAATTTTACTGGGCGTATAAAACATATAAAGATTTAATCGAGATCACAAAAGAGTATTTTCACTATCTTTTCGATCACCTAAACCTTCCTACTATTTTACCGTACGGTGATATGGAAGTAAACTTTGACAACTTTACAGAGATCCCTTTAATTAAATCTCTTTCAGAGATTGGTGGCGTTCCTGAAGAGATCGTATATGACAAAGAGAAAATCTTAGAGTATTTACAATCAAAAGGTCTAGAAGCAAATGCAGCTATGAATCTTGGTCAACTTCAAGGTGAACTTTTTGACGAGTTTGTTGAAGAGAAACTAATTGATCCGACATTTATTACTGAATATCCTGTAGAGATCTCTCCACTTGCTCGTAGAAATGATGAAAACCCTGAAATTACTGAAAGATTTGAGCTTTTCATTGCAGGTCGTGAAATAGCAAATGCATTTAGTGAGCTTAATGATCCAGTTGACCAACTAGAGCGTTTTGAAGGGCAAATGGCTGCCAAAGACAGCGGTGATGATGAAGCGCATGAAATGGATAGCGACTTTGTTGAAGCACTCAGCTACGGTATGGCACCGACTGCAGGTCAAGGTATAGGTATTGACAGACTTGTAATGCTTCTTACAAATGAGCATAGTATTCGTGACGTATTACTGTTCCCGGCTATGAAACCTCTACACAACGAAATCCATGAAGAAGATGAAAACGAATAA
- a CDS encoding DUF2202 domain-containing protein, protein MKKLAIAGLTTALLTTALVAKGKTVTTSTTLTDEQLDTLVFIYQEEKVARDTYITLGNMYSNQTVFANIQLSEQEHIDQAEALCDTYGADTSAIDESNVGEFEVPVLQELYDTLIAQGTQSELSALMVGEYIEITDIDDLEHAEEGMPTDVVNVYENLKAGSLSHLDGFRAAIDVYNNK, encoded by the coding sequence ATGAAGAAATTGGCAATTGCAGGATTAACAACAGCACTTTTAACAACAGCTCTGGTAGCTAAAGGAAAAACAGTTACAACCTCAACAACATTAACAGATGAGCAGTTAGATACTTTAGTATTTATCTATCAAGAGGAAAAAGTTGCTCGTGATACTTACATCACTTTAGGCAATATGTATTCAAACCAAACTGTTTTTGCAAATATTCAATTATCTGAGCAAGAGCATATTGATCAAGCTGAAGCTTTATGTGATACTTATGGGGCTGATACATCAGCAATTGATGAAAGTAATGTTGGTGAATTTGAGGTTCCAGTTTTACAAGAACTTTATGATACTTTAATTGCACAAGGAACACAATCTGAGCTTAGCGCATTAATGGTTGGTGAATATATTGAAATTACAGATATCGATGATCTTGAACATGCTGAAGAAGGTATGCCAACAGATGTAGTAAATGTGTATGAAAACTTAAAAGCGGGTTCTTTAAGTCATTTAGATGGATTCCGTGCTGCAATCGATGTATACAACAACAAATAG
- a CDS encoding DUF302 domain-containing protein produces the protein MIKNFLAFIGAVVIVAAIGLYATFGSKVSALDEKAMPAFMEMFDNILTNGDPARAMMKTWKVQDGITGDEVKESIEALTEEYNMRLTGYVKMYTKEDAGPDEVKEARIFSLCNLTTAKVFLNYSQWYGGFMPCRIMYIQYGDGHANLISMDMTLAIHGGKPLPPEMLEAALKVKEAMEMVPERAAKGDF, from the coding sequence ATGATCAAAAACTTCTTAGCATTTATAGGTGCTGTTGTTATTGTAGCTGCGATTGGATTATATGCAACTTTCGGTTCAAAAGTGAGTGCATTAGATGAAAAGGCAATGCCTGCTTTTATGGAAATGTTTGATAACATTTTAACAAATGGTGATCCAGCTCGTGCAATGATGAAAACATGGAAAGTTCAAGATGGTATTACTGGTGATGAAGTAAAAGAATCAATTGAAGCACTTACTGAAGAGTACAATATGAGACTTACTGGTTACGTAAAAATGTATACAAAAGAGGATGCTGGACCAGATGAAGTTAAAGAAGCAAGAATTTTCTCTTTATGTAATCTAACTACTGCAAAAGTATTCTTAAATTATTCACAATGGTATGGTGGTTTTATGCCATGTAGAATTATGTATATCCAATATGGAGACGGACATGCAAATCTAATCAGTATGGATATGACATTGGCAATTCATGGTGGTAAACCACTTCCTCCTGAAATGTTAGAAGCTGCTCTTAAAGTAAAAGAAGCAATGGAGATGGTTCCAGAACGTGCTGCAAAAGGTGATTTCTAA